TGGCCCAGAGGCTCACCCGGCTGCCCCCAGGGGCCACCTGGGCTGTGTCTTCATCCACTCAACCTAGGAAGAGCTCACTTCTGGCTGATTCCATCTGTTGGCAGAATTCCCTTCCTGGGCCGTGGGACCGCGGCCCCTGGTTTCTTGCTGGATGCACTCAGGTCTACAGGCTGTGACTTCCAGAGTGCCTGCCTGTCTCATCAAGACTCCTACGAggagttgaggataggaaaggtagcagaatacaacagtcactaatatggcattatgtaaaaatgtggatgtgtaaccgatgtgattctgcaatctgtatttggggtaaaaatgggagttcataacccacttgaatctaatgtatgaaatatgatatgccaagagctttgtaatgttttgaacaaccaataaaaaaaaaaaaaaagactcctacGAGGGACTGGGGTCgtcgctcagtggcagagcacttgcctggcatgtgtgaggcactgggttccattctcagcaccacgtagaaataaaagtccatcaacaactaataaaattttttttaaaaagactcctaCGATCTGCTGTGGAGTCTCATAGGAGGCGACCTACTCAAGGGTGAGCCTTCctgtcctctgccacaccctgGGACTTGCTGTGGGTTAGAAGCAAGTCCCAGATCTCACCCACACTCCAAAGGAGGGGACTGGACAATGGCAGGAACCGTGGGAGGTCACCACAGACTCTGATCACCTTCACTCTTCAACAAAGACACaaaacattcatttctttctgGGGTTCTGAGCAGCTACCTCTTGCTGTCCTACCTTCAGGAGCCCAGAGGCTCCCAGAGAGCAGAGACCATTGCCTTATTCACCTGTGTCCTCCCGGCACCCGACGCCTCCTAGTCCACACGGTCAGGGGTGGGTAGTTCTGTTCATTCCCCCCCACTCTGTCTCCACCGTTCTGGGCCAGCTCTGAGCCACAGGCGTCCGGCATCTGTGGACAAGAGCACCCTTGCTCAGCCTGGGGTCATCCACTGAGATGCACTGGAAGGAGCCAGGTGGCGGCTGGAGAGAACCGCCCAGGGTGTCCAGTGTCTCACTCCCTGGCTTCCGAGTCACAGTTTGAGCAGCGGTGGCTTTCTTCTGCTTTCAGCCACGTCTCCCGGGCTCCTGCACTACCAGCCCTGTCCCCTTTCCCTGTTAGGCATGGAGGATGGCCCTCGGTGCTGCTCTTTGGGGACACCGCCACTGCCTCACTCCTCTGTTCTTAGTGCCCTCATTCGAGTGGCCTGTGCTTCAGCTGTACATCTAACCAGTCCATTGACAAGAGAGCTCATGCCTGTGGGTGGGAGGCCTGGGGAATGGGATCCCTTGAGACATAGATGCAAGTCGGAGAGGACAGGACTGGGCTCTATACCAAGGTCTCAGAAAGAGGTGTGCACCAGGTGGCCCTGAGGGGGTGGCCGGCTGGAGTGTATGGATTGCACAGTTGACCCAGGGAGGGGATCCAGTGGCTTCCCCTGGTTGCATCACCTGCAGGAATCTCTCCAAGGACAGAGGATGGGAATCCTCCAGGATGAATAGaactgaggagagggaggaagtgggTGGGGCAGTTGCCAGTCCAggaagggacaggaggaggggCAGCCATCTCCGATCTGACTCATCCCCCTCCACGTGCCCATCCACCCACTCTCACTGCACAGAAATAGAACAGGGCCCAAAGCCCAGATTATTTACCCTCTTGTCTGGGTGGGACCTAAGCCAGCTTCTTCAAAGGACTTCCCTGGTGGCTGCTCCACTAAGGTGAACCTCAAGGGGGCGCCATCCTCCAGGAGAGCAAAGGATGCTCTACCCTCCTGTGCAGACTCCTGGGGACCAACACCTGCCCAACACCCCATGCAGGTTGCACAGTCTGGAAGGGTGGCGAGGATTCTTGGTCATATCTTTGCATCTCAAGGACAGAGACTTCAGTGTCTGTAGGAAGAATGTCTGATTGGGTGAATAAGACTTTAGGTTTATAGACTGAAAACTCTCATTTATCTCTGCTTCTTCTCAAAATCCTACTAAGATAGcaataaatgcatttttctaaaaaaaaagttaccagaaataaaaaagacagcaGACAAAAGGttctaaataaaatgttggaTATAGAAGGCAGCTGGGCAAATGGTATCCGTCTTATCAGAGTGAAGAAAGTTGAAATCTGAATGCTTCtaagaggaggagatggaggtaAACTTGAACCTCATCCTGCTGCAGATTCAGGGGCTCAGGATGGGACTGCACCAGGTGTTCCTGAGGGCTGGGATGCCAGGTGTGTGGGGTAAAAAATAGGACCAAAAGTTTGacaaagagctgggcatggtggccctcgcctgtaatcccaatgcgtgggaggctgaggcaggaggatcatgaattcaaagtcagcctcagtaatttagcaaggctctaaggaacttagcaagaccctgtctcaaaataaaaaataaaaagtggctaagtggttaagtgcccctgggttcaatccccggtacaaaaaaaaaaaaaaagtttgacaaGGGGAAATGAGTTCCCCAGATGCCCATAGGGCAGAAAAACAGGCATCTCTAAGGGTCGATCCCCTCCTGACCCTGGTTGAAGGTTATTCTGGAGATTTGGACCAGAAAAGCCCTGGCACCACCCAGGCTCCTTCCCAGGCTTAGCTCCTTAAACACCAACAACCAGGCAAAGGGGATGCCAAGTGGCCTGGTTCCAGCCAAAGATTTCCAGGCATTTGGGGAAAGCCTCAAACTTGAAAGAGAGCCTGAGCCAGCAAACAAATGCTTGGATTCTCAGGTGTCAGGCAGCCTCTCTCTAGGGGTTCTCCCTTCCTCTCCGCCTACCATCTTCTTTTCAGAGAAAGGAGACAGGGCAACCTGATCTAGAAAGCATCTGGTCCCTCTTCCTCCCACAAGACCAGCCTCTTGTGTGCAAGAATTATGCTCCATTGCACATTCTGCCATAGCTATGCCCTGTGAGATGTGATTCCCAGGAACGAAACCGTGGCCTGCCGGCAAATGTTGACTCactcattggggaaaaaaaacaaaaatctccaaTGTGTAGGTATTTGCCAATTTCCTTGGCATAAACCCTCTTGCCATGGATGATTTCAGGAAGTCACTGGTCATTGGAGTTGAGAAGAGATGGACACAACCAGCTTTCACAGGCCGATGTGAGCCAGCCCCAGCTCACCATGGAGTGTCCCTGGTGGGCCATGGACAGAGGCTCACTTGGCCACTGTTCTGAGTGAGCACCATCTGCCCCCACTCCCCTCCCACGCCCCTTGGCCCATGAGCCTAATTAGTCTTGGACAGCTCTTCTGGACCAGAGGAAGGACCTGGGATGGGGCCTTCATCCCTCACCAGCAAACCACAAGGCAGAAGAGACCTCTGCATTTAGAACTGGGGCAGGGAGAGTCCTCCAAAAGATGGCGTGTTCTTCCTGCAGTTCCTCCCATTCTCCAGTGGCTGCTCCAACCTCAGGTAAGACACCTCATGAAATCAAGGGTCAGCTGGTGAATCTCTTATCTCTGGAAGGGTTGCCACGCCCGGCCCATGGGGCTGTGGGGCCAGGGTGGGCTCTACAGAGGGGTTGGGGTAACTCTTGGGGTCATGGAACTGACCCCCCTGGACATGACCTTGCTATACCACCCGCCATGGCCTCCGTTTACCAGCCCACAGCCACCCATTCAGATGCCAGGGAAAGGAAGTACAAGCTTTAATTGCTGCTGAGAGACCTCTCTTTCCATTGTCAACAGTGGGGCATGACACAGCTGGCTTTTCCCAAATAGACATCGCTCCTCCAGGAGTGAGCAGCCCTTCTCCTCTGGGACCCAGAGTCACAGGGGTGAGGGTGCAAGGCAGGGGCTTCTGGCTGTCACAGGCCTAGGGGGACCACAAGACCAGGTTGGCAGGAGGCACGTCAAAGTGCTTGCGGGTGTGGTCGGTGTCCCTGCGGTACAGGTAGCCACAGGTAGGCTTCTGCAAGGTGTAGAAGGGGTTCAGGGAATTGGAATACTGGGAAGTGTAGAAACTGAACCTCTGCTTGTCCACCTTCTGCCCCTGAGGGGCCACCACGACTGGCATGTAGGCCATTGCCAGACACTGCTCGCGGTCGAGCTTCCATTTCCGGGACAAGAGTGAGGATGGTGCCCTCACTTTTTTGCCTGATGGTGTCTTTGGCCCATCTCTGGGTCCTGGTTTCTGTGAGTCctgagaagaagagaaagtgagAGTGGGGCTTTGGGACCTCGACTGCTAGGgccaggggcaggagggaggagactGGGCCACTGTGCGGAAGCCCCCAGAGCCACCCAGGAGCACGGCCCAGGTTCCTCCAGACCACAGGAGAATTTTCAAGGTCCCCTGATCACACGCCCTGCTCCTGCAGACCTCCTGCAGACACCTGCCCGCTCACAGAGGCTGGGAACTTGGCGGCCCTCCTCAGCGCTTCCCCCTCCATCCCCACAGTCAGTCCCCCACGTGGCTGCACTTGGCCCTCCTCTGCCAGGTCACTGCAGCTTCCTATCAACCCCCCCATCCCCCAATTTCTTCAGCCTGTGCTTCCGCTCAATCCAGAGTTCATGGCCAGATCCTCGGACCCTcctcctcaaagaaaataaagcccAAAGCCCCTGGCCCAGAATGCAAGGTGTTGACTCTGCAGCTGGCCATCCCTCCCCCGCCCTGGGCTCTGGCCATGCTGGTCCCCCTGTGGTTCCCTGGCCACATCTCCTATTGCAGACCCCAGCCCGCGCTCAGCCTGCCCCCAGCCTGCATGCCTGCCTCCCCTTCCCTAGGGGAGTCCTCACCCATGATACCCTGGGCTCTGAAGGGAAAGCTCTCTTGTtcatctttccatctcctaacTCTCGACATAACAGCTGCCCAAATCCTGCTCCTTTCGCTCCCAGGCACGGTATTTAgagagtgctcaataaatgagaATTCTAGTGAGGGGCGGCTCACCTTCCAAGCTTCGGGCTCATTCCATTTTAGAGCACCTCTCATTGTTACCAGGTGTGTCTCCTCACCGCCCCTTAACCACCCTTCTTCATGAACTATGCTTTGATGTCTACCGTTTTCTAAGGACCCCCCCCCCGACACTGTCACATTTTGTCACATTGTCCTGACATTTCTTTGGTCCTCTGTCACCACCCTTCTTGACTGTCCCGTCATCAAGCTGTCTTGTTCCCCCTTCAAACGCCACATCACCTCCCCAGTGCTAGACAGTCATTTTATTACGGGGTCAGTCCTCAACCCAAAGGACAAGTTTCTTATAAGTGACCGTCCCCCTCCATGTGTAGGAGGCTGGCTTGATTCCATTGCCCCAGCTTTGAACTGTGTTGGGGACCATTTCTTCCCTGCCCAGCCTCACAGATCTCCAGCCTTCAGGCACTGCAATAGAACCCTTAGCTTGCAGGGTGCaatggtgcaaacctgtaatcccagtgactcaggaggctgaggctggaggatggcaagttagaggccagcacCAGCCACTTAACAAGGATCTACCTaggcaacttcgtgagaccctgtgtcaaaatataaaaataaaaaaattgtggatgtggctcagtgttgaagcACCCCTGACACTACTAGTTTGTGGAGTTAATTGGTGGGAAGTGAGCCCCCATCTTCTTACAAAAGAGATCCCCATGGGTTTGAGTCAAGATGCAGCTCCTTTGGCATTTAATTTACAAACTACTTGCCCCCACCCAATCCTGCCCAGGGCTTTCTTCCAAGACAGTTTTTGCTCCTATTGGTTCCCACCTGTGTTTACATAGAGTCAAGATACCCAGCCAGATCAGTGATCCATAGTCATCTTCGTTTGGGTTAGTGCACCACCATGTTCCATGTTTGAACATCAAAACTGCAGTGTACTTCTCAGAACTGTCCTCGTGGCTAAGTGACCCATGACTATGCACACCCATTTCAAAATTGCTCTTATCCTTCCAGGCCCAGCAGCTTTCTTGACCCCCTCCCTGCACTTAAGTCTACCTATGTCCTGTCACCTGTCTTGTGGCTCCTTTGCCACTCCTCCCAGGATGGTGTCTTTAGCTGGGAAGGACCAGGGTGTGTAGGCACACAAACTAGAAAGAAGCAGTCATTCTGCGTGTGTGCAAGTGCCCTGTGGTCTCCTCCTCCAGGTTTGCACCCTGGGTGTTCTGCTTTTCTCATCATACTCCAAAGTATGGGAGCTGGCCACCTTGGCCACCTGAACCCTTTGCCTAGGAAGCCAGTGCCAGAGTGCTTCAAATGGTTGCAGGAAATTGACCCAAGACCATGCAGAGGGAAGGCAGATGCTCTTGCTAACAAGACTGAGCACCTACCAAGTGCCAGGCACTAGCTGCTTGGGTCTGCAAAAGCTCCTAAGGGCCACTTGAGATGTTGCTTCCACTTttcagatgatgaaactgaggctcagagattcCTAAGCATTGGTCTACATTCACAGTTTGTGACACTGTGGGTAACTTCCTTGCAGAAGCCCCAAGACTAGCTAGTGAGCGGCCCAGGATTTCAACGCTGGCCTCCCTTTCCGCCCAGCACAGGCCCTGGCTTGGGCCAGCTTGCCCTGGGTCTGCCTGTGAGCTCTGCCTGAAATGCAGCTACTACCACCGCAAACATATAGGGCCCCCAGCACATCCAAGGACAAGACACTCTGGACAGACACTGGGAAACTGGtcctggaagagagagaaggaagagaaaaatgagaaaggaggggagaaggaaaggaggaaggggaaggaggaagagggagccCAGGCAGCCCTAGCCTTGCCCTGCCCTTTCCAGGGACCAAGCC
This portion of the Marmota flaviventris isolate mMarFla1 chromosome 6, mMarFla1.hap1, whole genome shotgun sequence genome encodes:
- the Cimip3 gene encoding LOW QUALITY PROTEIN: putative uncharacterized protein CIMIP3 (The sequence of the model RefSeq protein was modified relative to this genomic sequence to represent the inferred CDS: inserted 1 base in 1 codon), with product GPALPRPALSRTELRKVSPGDSTSPXSPAVLLARAPGDRCCGRRRSPGNASYLHSDISEKTPSLASASRDQMSLAFRDSQKPGPRDGPKTPSGKKVRAPSSLLSRKWKLDREQCLAMAYMPVVVAPQGQKVDKQRFSFYTSQYSNSLNPFYTLQKPTCGYLYRRDTDHTRKHFDVPPANLVLWSP